From the Deltaproteobacteria bacterium genome, the window AATATATATGATGCGTTTTGTAACCAATATACACGTTTTTATACGAGCCATGGACAAATACAACTTGAACTTGTGCACATAATATTGGATCATGTGCACATTGGGGCTGTCATGACGATCGACATTTTTCACTTCCTGGATTATCGTCACTACCTGCGCGAGCGGGTCAGCGAACTCAAATCGGAGGCTTCATTTAATGTCCGCATGTTTGCGGAGCGCGCCGGAATCAGCGCGCCCGGCTATTTAAAGATGGTCACCGACGGCAAGCGCAACTTGACGCCCAAGACCGCGAAGAAGTTCGCCCACGCGCTCGAACTCGAATCGCCTCGATCCGACTACTTTCGGACACTCGTCCTGTACAACCAAACCACCGATCCGGACCGGAAGCGCGCCGCGTTTGATCGGCTGATGGAACTGCGTCCCCGTTCCCAACATTTCACCGAAGAGAAGCGGATCAAACGCTATTTCAGTCAGCCCCACTATGTCTGCATTCGGGAGATGGTCGCGTTAAAGCGCTTCCGCGAGGATTATCGCTGGATCGCACGGCAATGCGTCCCCAGCATCAGTCCCACCGAGGCGCGCGAGGCCGTGGCAACCTTAGTGGAACTCGGGTTGCTGGCCCGCACGCCAGAAGGACGCTTGGTGCAGGCTGAGGGATTCGTCCGTACCGCAGACCAAGACACGCAGGCGATCGAGGCATACCATTTCCACGAGGCGATGCTGGTGAAAGCGCGACAAGCCCTGACGCTGCTGCCGCAAGAGGAACGGAATTATTACGCCTTGACGGTTCCACTCCCGAAGTCGATGTTCGCCGAAGTCGTGAAGGAATTTTACGCGCTCCGCGATCGCATCATGGAGCGAATCACCCACGCGCCGGAATACGACGACGTGTATCACGTCAATTTTCAAATCTTCCGAGCCACGAAAGACGATGGAGCAAAGGGATAACGCATTATGAAACATGCGCAACAAGACAGCTGTCTCATGCGCACCACGCTGCACCAGTGCATCATCGGCTGTACGTTGAGTCTGCTGCTCGCGGCCTGCGGTGACGTTGGGTCCGGTGTCGCGAACCCGCCGACGGCCGATCCGACAAAACTGGCCGCCGCAGCGGTCGGAAGTTTATTTAATCAAGAGGGCGAGACAAACATCGCCGTCGTGGGAAAGAGCGACTCATTGGCCGCCTTCTGTCCCAACGATCCCGGCTGCACGTGCACCGGCATCCAGACCGGCCAGGCCGAACCGAACGATGTCTCCGTGGCCGCATTCAACGATCCTGGGACGTACGGCGCGGACAACGCTGGCATCACAGTGCTGACCGATCACTTTTGCACTCAACCGGACGGCACCGCGAATAGTGGCCTCGGGCCGGACGGACTCGGCCGGCTCGCCGGATTCGTGCTGACCGGCGACGTAAACACCAGCTGCGCGCTGGGCAGCACCAGCACCCCGGTCGTGATGAAAACCGGTTCCCACGGCATTTGGCGCAACACCGACACCAACGCCGAAGGCGTGGCCTATCAGCCACAGATCTTCGGCACGTTCACGTTTTCCGTCAATGGCACCGAAGTTATCTACGACTGCACGATCTACCTCGGCAACGACGAACGCATCGTTTTCGCCAGCTGCTCCGACGAATCCGGCTCCGCAGTCAGCTTGGAGAGCGACGCCAGCTGCCAAGTGTTGGGTGGGGAGTAGCAGAGAAACGCTTTCTTATGGTGCGGCAGTTTTCAGACGATCACGCAATTGCTCCGCCACGTGGCGCATCGCTCGATAGTATTGCAGTTGAATTTTTTGAAAGATCCGACGGGTCGTGGCGTAGTCGTACACATGCGTACAAATATTGCGATCCTCCAGCATGGCCAAATAGGCCGTTTCCTCCGCCAAGAGTCCCTCGCGAAACGCGGCCTTCAAGGTGTCACGCGGGTTATTAGTCGGTTGTCCAAGATACGCCAAGTAGCGTTTGAGCGTTTTCCAGAGGAGTTCAAACGTAAATTCAAACCGCTGAATCACGCCATCCTGTTTGAGCTCGTCCGCATCAGCGGCCGATTGCAGCGCAGTCTCCAGCCGCTGCAACGCTTGCTCGAGTTGGCATAGTGCCAAATGGACTTCACGCGTGCTCATACACCACTTTCCCGGTGGTTTCGACGAGCGCGCGGAATGGCGCATCGACCTCGTCGAGAAAAATGAGATTCGTGGAATACAATCCGGCTACGACGTCGAGCAGCTCCCGAATGCGCGATTTTTCTCGGTCCTGGAGCACGGCACCTTCCACTGCCAAGTCAAAGTCGGAAGTCGGCTGCGCCGTCCCCTTGGCGCGCGACCCAAACAAATAGATCCGCCGCGGCATGCACTCGCGCACTAAGAGCGCCACCCCATCACGCAAGATCTCCGCCTCCCGGCCCGGCGACGTCGCGACCATACGCCGTGGCTAACGCAAGTTCCGCACGGGTGTCAAAAGATATCGGGATGAGATCTGAACAGCAGCCGTCAAATCCGGACGCTCGATCTACACCGGCCGGATGGCCCAATAGAGATGTTGGGGATTGTCGTTCAAATCGATCAGCGTCGGCACTAAATATTCATCCAACGGCGCTGCGGACACCCAGTACATATCAGTCGGCGGCTCCCAGCGCATGCGTTGCGGAGGCGCTTCCGTCGCCAGCAACAGATGCCCACCGGGGAGTATTTGATCAAACACCTCAGGACGCGCCGGATATTCGATCAAACCGGGCCATGGCATACTCCAACAGGCGACATGGGTCGGCTCGTAGTCTCCGACGTTACGCTGTTCCACAGTTTGCCCGGCAATTTCAGCTCGAACTGCGGGTCTGCGAAAAAACATTTCGGCAATCACTCGAGACGCCTCATTCGGCTCATATCCGACCAAATGTGAAAATCCCGCCCGCGCGGCGGCCAGCACGGTGTACGATTGCAAGGTCCCACCACAGTGCTCGGCAAAATGTGGCACTGCCCCACCGAGTTGCAACCGCAGGAGCGCGAAGAGTGCCTCCATTTTCGGAAAGCGATGACGCGCATCGAGAGAGCCCCAGATTGCATGATACGAAGGCCCGGATTCCAGTCGCGGCAAATGACGCAGTTGTTCCCGCCAATATGCGCACTGTTCCCGAACACCGGGCGGCTCGACCTGATGTCCCGCCAGGAAAGCGCTGGCCGTCCGTGGAATCGGTCCGGCAGCGCGTGGAGCCGGCACTGGGCGTGACACTGTCGCTGTTCTCATATGGCACTATATCGGCAGGTCTGAAAAAAAGTTGCGCACGGCTCACGCCCAGCGGACGATTGCAGTCACGAGGCGGCTGATCCCAGCATCGGCCTCGGCAATGGTCGTGGCGAGCATATAGGCCGGCGTCGTCACCACACGATGCGTGTCGTCGACGCAGATTTGATCGACCGGCGTCGCGACGTGGACCGCGCCCATCGCTTCGAGTTGTTGGGCCGTTTTCGGATCGGTCCCAATGGTAAGACGGGGATGCTCCGCCCCCAGCACTTTCGCAATCACGGCCGGCGCAATGCAGATCGCGCCGATCGGTTTGCGGGCGGCGTGGAATGCGCGCACCACGCGTTCCACTTCCGGGTGCACGGTGCACTGCACACCCGCCGTGCCGAAGCTGCACAGGTTCAGCGCCGCGCCGAAACCTCCGGGGAAGATCACTGCGTCGGCCTCATGCACGGTCAGCAGCGCAAGATCGGCAATCTCGCCACGCGCAATCCGCGCCGCTTCGACGAGGGCATTGCGCGAAACGGTTTCGGCCTCACCGCTGAGGTGATTCATGACGCGCGTCTGCGCCACGTTCGGGGCATAGCAGCGCGCTACCGCCCCAACTTGCGCCAGATGCAGCAACGTTAAGACCGACTCATGGATTTCCGCGCCGTCTTGCACGCCACACCCGGACAAAATTACTGCAACGCGTTTGCTCATATGCACTCCTATGTCCCGTCAAAACTTCAAATCATCCAAATCCGGCAACCAGTCGTCGCCGGGGGGCAAGTCGGCGGGGGGCGGGATCGGGGGGGCTCGCGGGCGGGACGGCGGTGTCGGCGCGCCGTGGCGCGGCGCGGTCGGCGCGGGGGCATTAAAGCCGTATTGGCCGAGCGACAAGTCGGGACTATTGCCTTGCACCACATCGATCCGCTTGCCGGTTTGTGCCTCCCACTTTTTCAGCGCCTTCTCGAGCAACGGCTGATTGACGCTCCAGACCGAAATCCCTTGCGACTTGATCTGCTGTGAACTGAAGAGATTGAAACCGATGCTGAAGGTCTGGAATCCGGATTCGTCCGCGCCGCCCCAACAAATGAAACTGGCGGGCTCTTGAATACGGACGCGCACTTGATTGTCCGGGTCCCAATCGGCGCGGATGAATCCGACGATGCTCAAATTGAGCTTCAAAACCCAAAGCGACTCCTTCAGGTTTTTCATGATCAGCATGAGCTCATCGAGAAACGTCATTTGGTCCAAATTTTCACGTTTGACCTGCTTCGTAGCGTTGTAGGTCATCAATTCGAGCTGGTCGGGCATCACGACGCCGAAAAACGCGCGCAAGAAATTGAACGCCTGTTCAAAAAACCAGACGTTCGTCTCTTCCGCGGCCATCCGCGTGAAATCTACATTTGAGGAAAATCCCCACGAACCGACGACCTCGCCACGCTGCGAGGTGGACGCCAGAAAGTCGTCGTGGCTGGTGTAGGTGGTGTCGGCGGCTGACGGCATAGACGGCGGCTACTGTACGGCCAATCGGGACGGACGGCAAGCTGGGATCGTAGGGGCAGAGAGGAAAACAACGTCGGCAACTCACCGCACGCTGTTGCCCAGCAGCGCGACGATCCGCGAGGGGAACAGGCCAGCGGCCAAGACTCCGAGGACGGCGACTGCCAGCACGACGCGCGTGCCGAACGCCAAACGGAAGGTGGGGACGACAGTTTCCGCCGGGGCACGGAAATACATCATGACAATGGGTCGCACATAATACGCGACAGAGACGACACTGCTTAAGACGGCCACAATCACCAGTGGGATTTCGTCCGCAGCCACGGCGGTCTGGAAGAGATAGTACTTGCCGAAGAATCCGACCGTCGGCGGCATGCCGGCCAACGAGAGCAGGAAGACGCTGAACAGCGCCGCAACGGCCGGACGACGATATGCCAAACCGGCCACCGTGCTGACTTGCGTCGTTTCCCGATCCGCAGGGCTCATGGTCAACAAGACCGCAAAGGCGCCGAGCGTCATCAGCGTGTAGGCGAACAGATACAACAACAGCGGCGCGACGACACCGGACTCGCCACGACTCGCCAACACGATCGCGATCAACGCGTAGCCGGCATGCGCAATGCTGGAATACGCAAGCATTCGCTTCATGTCGTCTTGGGCCAGCGCGGCCAAGTTGCCGATGACCATCGTCGCGACCGCAAGCCACCAGAGGCACTCCGTGACACTCCCGTCGTTTAGCGCGACGACGGATTGCACAAGCCGCAACAACGCGATGAACGCCCCCGCCTTGACGCCGGTCGCAAAGAACGCAGTGACTGGCAATGGCGCGCCACTGTAGACATCCGGGGTCCAAAACTGGAATGGCACGGCGGCGATTTTAAATGCGAAGCCGACCATTAAACACGCCAGGCCGATCCGGACATAGTTCCACGCCATCGGGGTCAGAGCATCACTCCGCACCGCTTGAATCGCAAAGAGATCGAGCGATCCGGTGCCGGCATACAGCAGCGCCATGCCGAACAGCAGGAAGGACGCGGCGATGGAACCGAGGACGAAATACTTGATCCCGGCTTCCAAAGACGTGGCTTCACGACGATGATATGCGGCCATCACATACGACGCGATCGAGAGTGTTTCGATGCCGACGAAGATCAGCGCGAGGTGATGCGTGGCGACCATGCACCACATCCCGACCGCAGCGAAGAGGATCAACGCGGCGAATTCCGCCAGCGGCAAACGGCGTGCGCGCAGATACGTGGGCGACAAAATTAAGGTCAGGCCTAGCGCCAATAATATCAACGCCCC encodes:
- a CDS encoding TIGR02147 family protein produces the protein MTIDIFHFLDYRHYLRERVSELKSEASFNVRMFAERAGISAPGYLKMVTDGKRNLTPKTAKKFAHALELESPRSDYFRTLVLYNQTTDPDRKRAAFDRLMELRPRSQHFTEEKRIKRYFSQPHYVCIREMVALKRFREDYRWIARQCVPSISPTEAREAVATLVELGLLARTPEGRLVQAEGFVRTADQDTQAIEAYHFHEAMLVKARQALTLLPQEERNYYALTVPLPKSMFAEVVKEFYALRDRIMERITHAPEYDDVYHVNFQIFRATKDDGAKG
- a CDS encoding nucleotidyltransferase substrate binding protein, encoding MSTREVHLALCQLEQALQRLETALQSAADADELKQDGVIQRFEFTFELLWKTLKRYLAYLGQPTNNPRDTLKAAFREGLLAEETAYLAMLEDRNICTHVYDYATTRRIFQKIQLQYYRAMRHVAEQLRDRLKTAAP
- a CDS encoding nucleotidyltransferase domain-containing protein encodes the protein MVATSPGREAEILRDGVALLVRECMPRRIYLFGSRAKGTAQPTSDFDLAVEGAVLQDREKSRIRELLDVVAGLYSTNLIFLDEVDAPFRALVETTGKVVYEHA
- the elbB gene encoding isoprenoid biosynthesis glyoxalase ElbB, yielding MSKRVAVILSGCGVQDGAEIHESVLTLLHLAQVGAVARCYAPNVAQTRVMNHLSGEAETVSRNALVEAARIARGEIADLALLTVHEADAVIFPGGFGAALNLCSFGTAGVQCTVHPEVERVVRAFHAARKPIGAICIAPAVIAKVLGAEHPRLTIGTDPKTAQQLEAMGAVHVATPVDQICVDDTHRVVTTPAYMLATTIAEADAGISRLVTAIVRWA
- a CDS encoding NADH-quinone oxidoreductase subunit N, which codes for MLLQTLSWTHLTANAAPLLILAVAGLMTLMLGLWNQRRAFDLAVVGVLGAIVALIPQWRGTVGALPQALFYFDGLAWVGGALILLALGLTLILSPTYLRARRLPLAEFAALILFAAVGMWCMVATHHLALIFVGIETLSIASYVMAAYHRREATSLEAGIKYFVLGSIAASFLLFGMALLYAGTGSLDLFAIQAVRSDALTPMAWNYVRIGLACLMVGFAFKIAAVPFQFWTPDVYSGAPLPVTAFFATGVKAGAFIALLRLVQSVVALNDGSVTECLWWLAVATMVIGNLAALAQDDMKRMLAYSSIAHAGYALIAIVLASRGESGVVAPLLLYLFAYTLMTLGAFAVLLTMSPADRETTQVSTVAGLAYRRPAVAALFSVFLLSLAGMPPTVGFFGKYYLFQTAVAADEIPLVIVAVLSSVVSVAYYVRPIVMMYFRAPAETVVPTFRLAFGTRVVLAVAVLGVLAAGLFPSRIVALLGNSVR